TGCGTGGCTTTCAGCGCATGAACAAGAGGAGCAATATCCGATGTCGCCATAGCATAAAACAGATATTGGTTCACATAAAAATTGAACATCATGTGGATGCCCTCAGCATTCTTCCCGAAATATCGCTGATTTTGCTTGGGCAGGACATTAGCCTCACCCAAGAGGATGGCATCACCACAGCGCCACTGCAGAAAGTTCCGCATCTCACTGAGGTATTCGTACCGCATCACCGGTTTCTTTTTTCCGGGCGCCGGTGTTTCAATGATGAACGGCACCGCGTCGACACGAAATCCCGCCACGCCTAATTCCAACCAATATCCCATAATCCGCCTGATCTCCGTACGGACTTCTGGATTTCCCATATTCAAATCTGGTTGAAAATTATAAAAACGATGAAAGTAGTATTCCTGGACCTTCTTTTCATAGGTCCACGTTCCTTTTTGGACCCCGGGGAACACCATGCCTTGATTCCAGTCCGACGGACGCTTTTTCGACCAGACATACCAGTCGAAATAGGAGGAGTTTTTATCCTTGCAAGCCTGCTGAAACCATCGGTGTTGATTGGACGTATGATTCACCACGAGGTCCATGATGACCTTGATGCCGCGCTTTTTTGTTTGGTGCATGAACTCCACAAAGTCGCCGCTCGACCCATGACGAGGATCGACTCCATAGTAATCAGAAATGTCATACCCATTATCACGGTTTGGTGAAGGTTGAAACGGGGAGAGCCAAATCGTCCCGATTCCTAAGGCATGCAAATAGTCCAGTCTTCTCGTCAGACCCTCAAAGTCCCCTACCCCATCCCCGTCGGTGTCCATAAACGTTTCGAGGTCGAGACTATAGATCACATTATTTTTATACCAAAGATCTTCAATCACGGTACCGGATGTGTCCTTCTTGCCCATCTGATTCCCTCAACTTTCACCACCCTTCAGATACACATTCAAGGATGTGGAATTTTTATTGGACCAACAGAGAATAAAATATTAACGATTTAACCACTTCCAGCCTCGTTGAACAATGCCGGAGGAAGAAATGAAAAAAATCATTTTTGATGACGGAAAGTCAATGACATGAAATGCCATTCACTTAATTTGAAGGCTCTTAAAAATTCTGGCCAGAAATCTGAAGATGCATTCGCATTCCTATATAGCCAGTTTTCTCCATCAGTTATTTCAGATGGGGAATGCACACGAGATTTCTTTTTATTGAGTGCACCATCAGTAGCCTTCACCTGGGCAAACCTGTCTGATCTCAGTAGGACCGAAAGCAAGGCCCATAGAAGAAAACGCGCGGAGACTATTAAAGATCCCACCTAACAAACGGATTCACTTCCCCTCATTCACCATACCATTCTACAATTTTGGGAAATTATCAATAGCCTTGACAGAAATTCGAAATGAGTAGAATCTAACTACTCCGCGTTGGAAACTTGATAACAAGTTATACCTTTATCCGGAATTGGTGAAGGAAAACAGGATTCTATTTTGTAAAAGCGGAGAGAACTCCTCATGAACGGTGACCAGCAAACGCCGATGAAAGTGTTCTCCTCCTATGCCCATGAGGATGAATCCTTAAGAGACGAACTGGCAAAACACTTAGCAATTCTCAAACGACATGGCCTCATATCCTCCTGGCACGATCGAGAGGCATCACAGAATTGACCAATTTCACAACGATCTTTCTGCTGAGAATTCAACTCAGTACAAGAAAGAGGGCTTCATGAACAAAGCCTATTTTATTGTCGGAGTTACTTGTCTTTTTGTGGGATGTATTGGGGGCCATTGGGCCAAAGAAGGGACATCTCCCGAAACCGTCCAACAAGACTACCGCGAATGCCAAACGATGGGAATAGTTCAAGAACCGCAACCGGCTACACTGGGCGATAAAATTGGCGCCAATCCCGACATGAGCGGCCGGGCTATTGAACAATGCATGCGAGGGAAAGGGTATCGGTGGGTTACCGAAAAGACGACTAGCCCATAGGAAAGGGAAACAACCTAGGCCTCCCTCTTCTACGTTTTTATCTTATTGGCAAATTGTCCGGATGGAACTATTTTGATTGCGGAAGGGGCCGACAATTAGCCTAAAAGTGAAGACCTGAATTTTTTCAAGCGTTAAGACCCTAAGTGTAAGTAAATGGTGGAGGGCACGGGAGTTGAACCCGCGACCCCTACGTTGCGAACGTAGTGCTCTCCCAACTGAGCTAGCCCCCCACACTTGGGATTCGTACGATGTGAAGCGTTGGAAAAAGAAGTCCTTATGAATTGAAAAATATCACAGGATTATAACTGACTGTTCGTCGAGTTGCCATCGCTGACATATTTTTTTGTTTGCCCGCAATCCCCTCACCGCCTATAAATCGTTGAAATCCGACAATTCGTTCTAGGAAAGAATGTGGACCTTGCGTCCTTCAAGATGTACCCGTTTTTGTGCCATCAATTGAAGAGCCTGAGGATAGCATTCGTGCTCTTTTTCCAAAATGCGGGCGGATAAGGATTCAACCGTATCCCCCTCTAGGATAGGCACAGCGTCTTGCACAATGATAGGTCCTTCATCGACCCCTTCCGTCACCAGATGCACTGTGCAACCGCTGACTTTTACGCCCCACTCCAAGGCTTGACGTTGAGCATCGAGTCCTGGAAACGCCGGTAGAAGCGATGGATGGATATTCAAGATCTTCGATGGATACATTCGAATCAAGGCGGGGGTCACAATCCGCATATATCCCGCCAGGGCCACATATTCCACCCCATGTTGCTGGAGAAGGGCACCCATTGCCAGATCATAGGCTTCACGCGGGTTGGCTTCCTGGGCAAAAGGTTTTGGATCCAGATAGACCGTGGGAAGCCCGCGTTCCTTCGCGCGCTCTAAGCCCGCGGCATTGGGCTTGTTGCTGGCTACGACCTTGAGAGTCGCATCCAACGAGCCACGATCAATGGCATCCAGAATGGCCACCAGATTTGATCCGCGGCCTGAGATTAAGACCCCAAGGGCAAGCGACACAGTTTCAACCTCTTAATGCGAATAGAAAAGCTTTGGCTCAGAAGACGGACGATCTCGAACCTCTCCAATGACACAGCCCCTCATCCCTTGTTCCTGAATAATGTCTAATATCCGGCTGGTTTCTTCAGAGGGCCCCACCACGACCAGACCAATTCCCATATTAAACACGCGAAACATTTCGTCTTGATCAATGGCTCCTGCTTCTTGAAGAACTGTGAACAACGAGAGTGGCGCCCACGTGCTTCGATCGATAACCGCTTGGCAGGACTCCGGAATGACTCGTGGCACATTCCCGGTAATTCCACCACCGGTGATATGTGCCAGGCCGTGTACTCGGCTCTGGGACAACAACGCTTTGACCAGTTTCACATAAATAAGCGTCGGTATGAGTAATGCCTCCCCGACTGTGCCCGGCAAGCCGGGTACCCGGGTCTCAGGAGACCACTCTTTCAGCTCAAGAGCGACTTTTCGCGCCAGGGAGTATCCATTACTATGAAGTCCACTCGACCCGACTCCAATGAGCACATCTCCGTGTTTAATTTTTTCGGGGCCCAACATCTCCGACCGTTCCACCACCCCTACCGCAAAACCGGCCAGGTCGTATTCGCCCTGCGGGTAACATGAAGGCATTTCTGCGGTTTCTCCACCGATCAAGGCACATCCGGCTTGCCGACATCCCTCGGCAATTCCCTGAATAATCGCTTCTCCGACTTCGACTTCAAGATGACCCGTCGCGAGATAATCCAGAAAAAAGAGCGGCTCCGCCCCGCTGACAATAATATCGTTGACGCACATTGCGACCAAATCAATCCCGATCGAATCATGTCGATTCATTAAGGTGGCCATCTTGACCTTGGTCCCCACGCCATCCGTCCCGGACACCAGAATCGGCTCACGATAGCGGTCGGAAGGAAACCGAAAGAGGCCACCGAACCCTCCGATGTCTCCCATGACTTCAGGACGGAAGGTAGACCGAACCATGGGGCCGATTCGTTTGACAAAATCATCGCCTCGTTGAATATCAACTCCCGCTTCTCGATAGGTGGCCATGAGGGTATCCTTAATCTCCGTCGTTTGGTTCAAATGCTGAAAGCGTCAATTCGACCAATGTTTCAAGATGTGCCGTCTGAGGAAACATATCAAATGGTTGCATGCGCTGAACGGTATAGCCTTTTTCACATAACGCTTTGATATCCCGGGCCAATGACGGGGCGTCACAAGACAGATAGAACAGTTTCGGGACTTGTAAGATTCCCAAGCGGCCTATAATTTGTGGATTGAGCCCCGCACGTGGAGGATCCAGAAGGATAACATCGTAGGCGCCGGATTTGACAGTCATGAGATAGGATTCGACTGAACTGATCCGCACACGGCACCCTGTAATCACATTCATGCGTAACGACTCACGGGCATCGTGGATGGCAAACGGATTCCCTTCCACACAGGTTACCTGAGCACCATGGCTCGCGAGGCTGAGACCCAGGGGGCCGGTTCCGGCATACAACTCCAAAATCCGTTGCCCTCTCACATTTCCAAGCCATTCCTCAACCATCTTCCCCAACAATTGAAAGACGTCCCAGTTGGCCTGCATGAATGACCGAAACCCCATTTTCAAGCGCAACCCTCCAAAGGCTTCCCATACATGATCCGCTCCTCGCACAATCGGCTCATGCCGCACACGGCGCCTCGAATCATGTTCTGGTGCTTCAGCGCGCTCATAAATCAACCCCTTGATGTTGGCGATCTCAGAACAGGCATGCATCAAACGTTCGACGTGTTCTTTAGTCAAAGCCCGACCGCGGAATACCAACAGACCGCCCTCCTCCAGTTGGGACCATCGGATTTCCACACTCTCCAAATTCATCCCCTCGATGACCAAGGAGCGAAGGCTGGAACGGACAGAGTCAATCACCGACCGCAACCTGTCGTCCACCAAAAAACATGTGTCAACCGGTAGCAGTTGTTGAGTTCCTGATTCGAAAAAACCCAAAAATAACCCGTCGGGCCCCTCTCCGATTCCCATTCGAAGAACTTGCCGATAGCCATAGGGCCTTGGAGACGGGATCACCGGAGAAATCAGCACATCGGAAATTTTTCCAATCCGACGAAGGGTATCTTCCAGAATCAATCGTTTTTGAGAAAGTTGGGCTTCGTATTGGATATGCTGAAGCTGGCATCCTCCACATCGCCCGACAACCGGGCAGAGGGGAACGACCCGGCTGTCAGCCGGATCCTGGACCTGGAGGATTTTCCCATGACTCACGCCTTTGCGCCGACTGAGAATCTCCACCTGAAGAGCTTCCCCGGGAATGCCGCCGCCACACAACACCACCTGACCATTCACTCGTCCGAGACCGAATCCGCCAGCCACCAATTTTTCAAGGTGGAGGGGATGTGAAGAGCCGGGAGATAACGTTTCAGTAGAAGAGGGTGAAGGAGTCCTGCGAGGCTTAATGTTCGGGCCGGAGTTCAACATGAAGTAACTTAATCTTTCTGTGTAAATGACTACGCTCGATTTTCAATTCATCAGCGGTTTTGGAAACATTCCAATTATTTTCCCTGAGTTTAAGAGATATGACTTCCCGCTCAAAGGCATTCCGGGCTTCCCGGAGCGAATCATAGTTGGTGCCCACGGCAAGGGAGGGCACCCCGCTTGGCGCCCGACCCTGAAGGAACATCTCAACATCTGCCGCCTCAATGATGGTCTTCGGCACCATGATTAATAAGCGTTCAATCAAATTCCGGAGTTCACGAATATTGCCCGGCCAATCATGCCGCTGCAAGGCCTCCATGCCTTGCGGACTAAACTCTTTAGGTTTCATGCCCTGTTCTTCAGAATGCAGTCGCAAAAAATGCTGCGCGAGTTCAGGGATATCGTCTCGACGCTCCTTGAGTGTCGGAACCACAATCGGCAACACATTTAACCGGTAATACAGATCTTCACGGAACGTCCCTTTCCCAATCTCCTCCCCCAAATCTTTATTGGATGCGGCAATGACCCGGACCTGGACATTGATGAGTTTTGTTCCCCCAACCCGGGTAAATTGTTGTTCTTGAAGGGCACGCAACACTTTGGCTTGCGTGGCCAGACTCATGTCCCCGATTTCATCCAAAAACAGGGTTCCTCCGTCCGCCAGCTCGAACTTGCCACGTTTCATAGAGCTGGCGCCACTGAAGGCCCCTTTTTCATGCCCAAATAACTCACTCTCGATCAACGTTTCCGGAATCGCCGCACAATTGATTTCCACAAAGGAACGATTATGCCGGGGACTCTGCAAATGTATCGCGCGGGCGACCAGTTCTTTTCCTGTCCCATTTGCCCCGGCAATTAACACACGACTATTGGCTGGAGCCGCCATCGCGATCAGTTCGCGAAGCCGCTCCATAGGAGGAGAAGAGCCCACCAATTCAAATCGTCGCTCCACCTGAATTCTAAGATTCAGGTTTTCCTCTTCCAGCTTGCGTTGATGCAACGCATTGCGCACTAATATGGTGACCTTTTCCAGGTCTAGGGGCTTTTCCAGATAATCATAGGCGCCCAATTTTGTGGATTTGACGGCGGTTTCAATGGATCCATGCCCCGACATCATCACGACCAGGATGTTGGGAAACTGGGTGCGCAATCGTTTCAATGTCTCCAGCCCATCCATCTCCGGCATCCAGATATCCAAAATGACTAAATCCGGCACCTCACTTCGGACAAGTTTGAGTGCCTCAAGGCCGCTCTTGGCCACCAGCACTTGATAGCCTTCATCCTCAAGAATGCTACTTAAGGTATTAAGAATGGCTGGTTCGTCATCAATCAGGCAAATGGTCTCGGCCACAATACTCCCTCCATCAGGTATGGAATGAATGGTCCCTCACGTGTGTCACGCGAGACAACCCTTCCGGAGAAAAGACAGTCCAGCCACTGACGCTCCCCTCCCCTACAACGGCAATTCGAATGTAAATAACGCACCTTTTGGATGATGATTCTCTGCATGAATGGTCCCATTGTGATCGGAGATTATACGATGCACAATGGCTAATCCCAAGCCTGTTCCCGTTCGCTTTTTTGAAAAATACGGCACGAACAACATTTTGTGATCATCCGGCTGAATACCCATCCCTTCATCCGCCACCCTGACCACGGCCCGATGCCGCCGCCAATCGCACTCCGTCGTCACCCAGAGACGGCCATGATCGTTCATGGCCTGGATCGCGTTATCAAACAAATTAACCAACACCCGGTGCATCTGCTCCGGATCACAATTCAATGCCGGAAGGTCTTCATCAAATTCGACAATAAATTCAATGTCACGATGCGCCCCCGTATAGAGGTAGATCACTTTCTCGATAATGTCATGCAGGGATGCTTTCCGCATCTGGGGAAGCGGCATTCTGGCATATTTCGAAAACTCATCGACCATCCCTTTTAACCGGGTGACTTCGCTAATAATGACGCCGGTAGCCTGATCGAATATTTCATCAAATCCTGTAGACTTTTCTGCGTATTTTTT
Above is a window of Candidatus Nitrospira neomarina DNA encoding:
- a CDS encoding alpha-amylase family protein, translated to MIEDLWYKNNVIYSLDLETFMDTDGDGVGDFEGLTRRLDYLHALGIGTIWLSPFQPSPNRDNGYDISDYYGVDPRHGSSGDFVEFMHQTKKRGIKVIMDLVVNHTSNQHRWFQQACKDKNSSYFDWYVWSKKRPSDWNQGMVFPGVQKGTWTYEKKVQEYYFHRFYNFQPDLNMGNPEVRTEIRRIMGYWLELGVAGFRVDAVPFIIETPAPGKKKPVMRYEYLSEMRNFLQWRCGDAILLGEANVLPKQNQRYFGKNAEGIHMMFNFYVNQYLFYAMATSDIAPLVHALKATQDLPPTAQWGQFLRNHDELDLGRLTTEQRAKVYARFGPEKRMQLYNRGIRRRLAPMLGDRRQIELAHSLLFSLPGTPVIRYGDEIGMGDDLTLKERAAVRTPMQWSDEAQAGFSTAEHPILPVIESGMYSYKQINVEAQRRDPGSLLNWMARIIRLRKECPEIGWGTWNILQTGSKKVLGMRYDWGGNSLVVLHNFDDKPQEVRIRPGVEGGDRLVNLLAEEESHSPPSGIHKMALESYGYRWFRVGDLNYAIHRKRS
- the purN gene encoding phosphoribosylglycinamide formyltransferase; translated protein: MSLALGVLISGRGSNLVAILDAIDRGSLDATLKVVASNKPNAAGLERAKERGLPTVYLDPKPFAQEANPREAYDLAMGALLQQHGVEYVALAGYMRIVTPALIRMYPSKILNIHPSLLPAFPGLDAQRQALEWGVKVSGCTVHLVTEGVDEGPIIVQDAVPILEGDTVESLSARILEKEHECYPQALQLMAQKRVHLEGRKVHILS
- the purM gene encoding phosphoribosylformylglycinamidine cyclo-ligase encodes the protein MATYREAGVDIQRGDDFVKRIGPMVRSTFRPEVMGDIGGFGGLFRFPSDRYREPILVSGTDGVGTKVKMATLMNRHDSIGIDLVAMCVNDIIVSGAEPLFFLDYLATGHLEVEVGEAIIQGIAEGCRQAGCALIGGETAEMPSCYPQGEYDLAGFAVGVVERSEMLGPEKIKHGDVLIGVGSSGLHSNGYSLARKVALELKEWSPETRVPGLPGTVGEALLIPTLIYVKLVKALLSQSRVHGLAHITGGGITGNVPRVIPESCQAVIDRSTWAPLSLFTVLQEAGAIDQDEMFRVFNMGIGLVVVGPSEETSRILDIIQEQGMRGCVIGEVRDRPSSEPKLFYSH
- the rlmD gene encoding 23S rRNA (uracil(1939)-C(5))-methyltransferase RlmD, with the translated sequence MLNSGPNIKPRRTPSPSSTETLSPGSSHPLHLEKLVAGGFGLGRVNGQVVLCGGGIPGEALQVEILSRRKGVSHGKILQVQDPADSRVVPLCPVVGRCGGCQLQHIQYEAQLSQKRLILEDTLRRIGKISDVLISPVIPSPRPYGYRQVLRMGIGEGPDGLFLGFFESGTQQLLPVDTCFLVDDRLRSVIDSVRSSLRSLVIEGMNLESVEIRWSQLEEGGLLVFRGRALTKEHVERLMHACSEIANIKGLIYERAEAPEHDSRRRVRHEPIVRGADHVWEAFGGLRLKMGFRSFMQANWDVFQLLGKMVEEWLGNVRGQRILELYAGTGPLGLSLASHGAQVTCVEGNPFAIHDARESLRMNVITGCRVRISSVESYLMTVKSGAYDVILLDPPRAGLNPQIIGRLGILQVPKLFYLSCDAPSLARDIKALCEKGYTVQRMQPFDMFPQTAHLETLVELTLSAFEPNDGD
- a CDS encoding sigma-54-dependent transcriptional regulator; protein product: MAETICLIDDEPAILNTLSSILEDEGYQVLVAKSGLEALKLVRSEVPDLVILDIWMPEMDGLETLKRLRTQFPNILVVMMSGHGSIETAVKSTKLGAYDYLEKPLDLEKVTILVRNALHQRKLEEENLNLRIQVERRFELVGSSPPMERLRELIAMAAPANSRVLIAGANGTGKELVARAIHLQSPRHNRSFVEINCAAIPETLIESELFGHEKGAFSGASSMKRGKFELADGGTLFLDEIGDMSLATQAKVLRALQEQQFTRVGGTKLINVQVRVIAASNKDLGEEIGKGTFREDLYYRLNVLPIVVPTLKERRDDIPELAQHFLRLHSEEQGMKPKEFSPQGMEALQRHDWPGNIRELRNLIERLLIMVPKTIIEAADVEMFLQGRAPSGVPSLAVGTNYDSLREARNAFEREVISLKLRENNWNVSKTADELKIERSHLHRKIKLLHVELRPEH